The Deltaproteobacteria bacterium genomic sequence GAAGACGAAGTAAGCGCCCTCTTGGAGGGCTCCGGGTTTGACCGTCCCAGCCACCTTGGGTGGCTCATGCAAGTGTAACAACAACCGCTTTGAGCGGTTCACGTCCCTAAGACCTCCGGCTTTGCCGGAGGATATTTATTAGCAGTCAGCAATCAGCCGTCATCGACCGGCAAGACAGGAAACACAAGGCCGAGCGCCCTTGTTTTTAATAGCTAAAAGCTGATAGCTGAGAGCTATTAGCTAATCCTCGAAAGGAGGTCTCTCATGAACATTCGGGATAAAGTGTCGGTGATCGGTGCAGGATGCAGCAAGTTTGGCGAGAACTACGATATGAGCGCCGAAGATATGATTGTGACGGCGGCGGTCGATGCGTATACCGATGCGGGTATCGATCCCAGCCAGATTCAAGCGGCGTGGGTGGGAACGCTCAGCTCCGCCAACGCCGGGAATGCGCTGGCGGACCCGTTGAAACTCTTTAACATCCCCATCACGCGCGTGGAGAACTATTGCGCGTCCGGCATGGATGCGTTCCGCAATGCCTGCATGGCGGTGGCTTCCGGCATGTACGACATCGTGCTGGCCTTGGGGTTCGAGAAGCTGCGTGACTCCGGGCAGCGTGGCTTGGGCACTTTCGGCAACCACCCGGTGGTTGGCTACGGCACCACGGCGCCTTCGCTTTTTGCCATGGCGGCCAATCGTTATTTTTCCACCTATGGCATCGACAAACGCGCTCTGGCCAAAGTGGCGATGAAAAACCATCACAATGGCACTATGAGCCCCAAGGCTCACTTCCAAATGGAAGTGACCGAGGACCAAGTAGTCAGCGCGCCCCTGATTTGCAGCCCGCTGGGCTTGTTCGACTGCTGCCCCACGACGGATGGCGCGGCTGCGGTAATCATTTGCCGCTCGGACTTGGCGAAATCCTTCCGTCCCGACCCGGTGCTGGTGAAAGGGGTTGGGCTGGCGGTGACTTCTGGAGAGCCCTACCTGAAGCCCGGATTTGCCTACACTGGGTTCCCGGCAACGGAGCAAGCCGCACAGTCGGCCTACGAGCAAGCCGGGATGACGGTGAAAGATCTCGACCTCGTGGAGTGCCACGACTGTTTCACCATTACCGAGATTCTCAATATCGAAGACCTCGGCATCGCCAAACGCGGCGAAGGCTGGCGGTATGTCGAAGAAGGACGCGCAGCCATCGGCGGTGAAATTCCGGTGAACCCCTCCGGCGGTCTCAAATCGTTCGGGCATCCGATCGGTGCCACGGGCATTCGCATGATCTATGAAGTGTCCCAGCATCTGTGGAACAAAGCCGGCGCGCGTCAGGTCAAAGACGCGCAAGTGGGTCTGGCCCACAACCTCGGCGGCCCGGGGTCGGTGGGATGCGTGACGATCCTGGCGAACAGCTAGCTTTCAGCCATCAGCGCTCAGCTTCTGTAGAGACGCCCTGGCAGGGCGTCTCTGTTTCCCAAAACATTTGCTATCAACCGAGGGAATTCTGAGAAGCTTACTGTTTCTCGGTCTTCCTCTGCTTTGCTGACGACTGATAGCTGAGTGCTGACCGCTCTCTCAAGGAGTAAACATGGATTTCGGATTTAGCGAAGAACAAGAATTATTGCGACAATCGGCAGTGGACTTTCTCGGCAAAGAATGTCCCATGACATACGTGCGTCAGATGATGGAGGACGAGCGCGGGTACTCCGAAGAGTTATGGAAAAAGATGGCGGACCTTGGATGGATGGGGCTCATTTATCCCGAGTCGTGTGGTGGGTCCGGACTGAACATGGTCGATCTGGTCGTCATCCTGGAGGAAATGGGGAAAGCCGCGTTGCCAGGGCCGTTCTTCTCGACGGTCTGCCTTGGCGGTCTCGCCATTCTTGAAGCAGGGAGTCCGGACCAGAAGCAGAAATATCTCCCGGGGATTGCCGCTGGGACGACCAAGGCCACGTTAGCGGTGTTGGAAGAAGACGCGCGTTGGGACGAGGCTGGGATTAAACTCCAAGCCCGCAAAGGCAAGAAAGGCTACTCTCTGAGCGGCGTGAAGCTGTTTGTCCCTGACGCGCATGTGGCGGATCTGATTGTCTGCGCCGCACGGACGTCCGACGGCTTGGCCTTGTTCGTGGTCGAGCGGCAACAGGCTGGGGTTGTCGTGACGCCTTTGAAAACTATGGACCAGACGCGGAAGCTCTGCGAAGTGCGGTTCGACAAAGCCCGAGTTGATGCGGCAGCCGTTCTTGGCACGCCGGGAAAAGGCTGGGATGTGTTGAGTCGCATTCTCGACCGCGGCAAAGTGGCGCTGTGCGCGGAAATGTGCGGCGGTGCACAGAAGGTGCTCGACATGACGGTCGATTACGCCAAAATGCGCGAGCAGTTCGGGCGTCCGATCGGGTCGTTCCAGGCGATTCAGCACAAGTGCGCCAACATGCTGATCCAAGTCGAGAGTGCGAAGTCCGCAACCTATTATGCCGCCTGGGCGGTGGCCAGCGACGCTCCGGAAGCGTCGCTGGCGGCAGCGATGGCGAAAGCCTATTGCAGCGATGCCTATCGCCAGGTGTCGGCGGAAGGCATTCAAGTGCATGGTGGGATCGGTTTCACCTGGGAACACGACATGCACATCTACTTCAAGCGCGCGAAAGGTTCGGAAGTGACTTTCGGCGATGCGACCTGGAACCGCGAGCTGGTGGCACAGTATACGCTGGACGTGGCACCGGCAGCGTAGCGCTGCAGAGCAAGAATTCAGAAGTCAGAATTCAGGAGTCAGAAGGTTTTCTTCTTCTGGATTCTGTCTCCTGGCTTCTGGCTTCTTTTCTGTCGAGAGGAGAGAACATGGCAGACACAAGCGATATCGGCAAAGTCGGCAAGCCGGTGACGATCCGTATCGAGGCGGGGAAAATCCGTGAGTTCGCCAAGTCGATCAAAGATCGTAACCCCTTATATTATGATGAGAATATCGCTAAGGCGGAAATCGGTGGTATCATGCCGCCGCCGACATTCTTGATGACCCTTGCTCATTGGGATGATGGAGAAGGGCAGCCACGCGTGCAATTAGACACCCGGCGTATTCTTCATGGTGAGCAAGAATTTGAATACTTCAAACCGATATATGTCGGTGACACGCTCACCGCAGTAACGAAAGTCGCGAATATCTTCGAAAAAAAAGGTGGGCGAGGGGGAACCATGACGTTTGTTGTCATGGATACAGACTTCACCAATCAAAAGGGTGAGAAAGTTGCGGTTGCACACTTTACCGTGATTGAAACCGGGCAAGCCGTCGCTACTAGCTAGGAGGGGAATGGTATGGCACGCACAAAACTCTACTTTGAAGATGTGAGAGAAGGCGACGAGCTGCCGCCGTTTACAGTGGAAAACTTAACCCGTGGTGATTTTGTTAAGTACGCTGGCGCCTCGGGTGACTTCACGCCGCTGCATTACGACCAGACTTTTGTCGAATCGGCAGGGATTCCGACGGTTTTTGCTATGGGCATGTTGAATGCGGGGATTCTGAGCCGTTTAGTTGCTGACTATGCCGGACTAGAAAATCTACGAAAATACAAAGTACGCTTTGCTACTCGTGTCTGGCCTGGGGATTCCGTGACCTGCAAAGGGAAGGTGACGAAGAAAGTAGTAGAGAACGGCGAGCGCGTCATTGAAGGCGAAGTCCAGGCTCTTAATCAGAAGGGTGAAGTGGCGATTCAGGGTAGCTTTCGCGCCGCTCTCCCGTCGAGAGGGGAAGCGCGCGCGTAAAAAAGCAGGCGTACAAGGGCGGTGTCGTGAGTGGGTGATGCCGCGTTGTACGCCCCAGTCATTTTTTAGGCTGCGATAGACAAGAGTCCCGAAGAGATCGCCACATGCTGCCTCTCCGAGGGCGTAGGAATTTTCTCCTCTCGCCAGCGTTTCAATCCCCGACGAACGTATTCTGGGTCAATCCCAAGCACTCCACAGATATTCACAAACGAGAACGGCCAATGATGCTCATCTCTGAAGAGCCAGTCTTCGGCTTCCCGGGCCAGCCGCTGCGGTCGGCGTCCGTTTTTCAAGGACTGTTTCTGAAAGCAATCGACGGCGTCTTCCAAAACCGCGCGCATAAGCGCGATCTCCCCGCATGAGGCATGGCGATGGGCAGGAGAAGCGTAAAATTGCTCCGGTAAAATGGTCGCTGGGGGGAACGCGCGTGTCGCCGCGCCCAGGTCATAGAGCAAGGGCGAGAGGGCCGGGCGGGGTGATGGCTTCGTCATAGTCATGTACTCCTGTGGCTGTGCAAACAGACTTCGCGAGCGAAAGTTCCGCCGTGCCGATCCTGGCCAGAGGGCGGTCGATACGAAACGACGAGTCGTGCACGTCCTTTCCCTTAGTGTAGTGCCGTGACTTGCGCGTCACTGTATCGTCTTTCGGCGAGATTTCCATACGACGAAAGGAGGGGACATTGCCCAACTTTTGTAGGGGAGGCGCGGCCGGTCGGGGTTGCGCCTCCGCGCTGTACGAATAGGATGCAAAGAAGGTGAGTTGCATGTTACTAGCTCCTGATCGGTCTCTTGAGTTCCTGCCCTGGGTTTTTCTCTACATCGGTCCCGGACCTGGCCTGCCGCTTCCGGCTTTGGGGCCGATCCTCGGTGCGTTGCTGACGCTGCTGAGCATGGGGTTTTTCTTCTTCCGGCACTGGATCGGGCGTTTCTTCTCGAAACTGAAACGCGAGCCGCGTTTTCGCTTGCTCGTCATTCTCGTCGTGTTGATCGTGGGAGGTGTTGTCATGGCGTTGTGGGGCCGTAAACGGGAGCTAGGGGCACAAGCGGTGCCGCCTCCTAAAGTGCTCGTCCTGGGCATCGATGGCATGGACCCGAACTTATTGGAGCAGTATCTCGACCAGGGGCTGTTGCCGCACTTCGCCAAACTGCGCGAGCAAGGGGTCTATACGCGGCTCGCCACTACCAATCCGGCCGAGTCTCCCGTGGCGTGGTCGACGTTCGCCACCGGCACCAATCCCGGCAAGCATGGCCTGTTCGACTTCATTCATCGTGCGCCGCACACGTATCTCCCCGACTTCGCGCTGGTGCGCTTGGAGCAGGGACGCTCGTTTTCCATCGGTGGCACGACGATTCCGATCGGCGCGGCGCAGTACGTTTCGCAGCGCCACGGCGCGCCGTTCTGGGCGTTGACCTCCGACGCCGACATCGCGACTACGGTAGTACGTTGTCCGGTCACGTTTCCTCCCGAAGAAGTGCGCGGACGCATGTTGTCAGGCATGGGAGTGCCTGACCTGCGCGGGAGTCAGGGGACGTTTTCGTACTGGACCAACGAGCCGGGCAGTGTCACCAGCGTGCAAGGCGGCAAGATTGTCGCCGTACAACTGACAGGAGACCGCATCAACACGGTGGTGTCCGGTCCCAGCGTGACGCAGGACGGCGAGCGCGGCGAGCTAACCGTGCCCTTCGAGATCGTCGTCGATAAAAAGCAGAAGCAGGTAACGCTGAACCTGCAGGGCAAGACCGCCACCCTACGCGAAGGCGAATGGAGCCCGTGGCTGCCGGTCGCGTTTCGCGCCGGGTTGTTCAGTTCGCTGTCCGGCATCGGGCGCTTTTATCTGAAAAGTGTGGAGCCGCACTTTGCCCTGTATGGTTCTCCGGTCAATTTCGCTCCCGAAAATCCGCCCTATCCGATCTCGCACCCGAAAAACTATGCCAAAGAGCTGGCCGCCGCGATCGGCGATTTTCACACCCAAGGGATGCCGGAAGACACGTGGGCGTTGAACGAAGGTCGCCTCGATGACGAGAGCTTTCTGGAACACTGCCGCACGATCTACCGCGAACGCGAGGCCATGCTGCATTACGAGTTGGCGCGCTTCGAGAAGGGTGTCCTGGTGATCGTGTTCGACACCGTCGATCGGATTCAGCATATGTTCTGGCGTGCCATCGACACGGAACATCCGCTCTATACCGAAGAACTGCACGCGCGCTATGGCAACGTGATCGAGAGCTGGTATCGCGAGGTCGATACGCTCCTTGGTGCCGTCATGGGAAAGATCGACGACAATACCGTGTTGGTCCTGTTGTCCGACCATGGGTTCGCGCCGTTTCGTCGCGCCGTGCATGTGAATACCTGGCTACGGCAACGCGGCTACCTGCGCCTGAAAGAGAACCGAGAGGAAGGGCGTGGGTACGGACAAGACATCGACTGGGCGCACACCCGCGCCTATGCGCTGGGGATCGGCGGCATCTATCTCAATGTCGAAAGGCGCGAGCCGCAGGGGGTCGTCGAACCAGGGGGTGCGGCAAAAAATCTGAGCGCCGAGATTGCCAAAGAACTGCAAGCCTTCACCGATCCGGACAACGGACGTGCGGTCGTCCGCCGCGTGTATCGTGCCGACGAAATCTACAAAGGTCCGGAAGCCGCGCAAGCGCCGGACCTGCTCATCGGCTTCGAGCGCGGCTATCGTTCCTCTTGGCAGACCGCGCTCGGCGGGGTGCCCAAGGATCTGATCGAGGACAACCTAAAGAAATGGAGCGGCGATCACATCGTCGATCCCGAGCTGGTGCCGGGGATTTTGCTGGTCAACCGTCGTCTGTCGCTCGAAAATCCGAACCTAGCGGATATCGCTCCGACGATTCTCAAGCAAGTCGGCGCGGCGGTGCCCGAGGCCATGGACGGGAAAGTGCTGTGGTAAGTGACGGCAAGACGGAGAGGAGATCGACTATGGTACGTGCGCTCGCGCGGCGATTCGGCAAGTGGTTCTCGAAGCGTCAAAAGCCCAAACAAGCGGCTTCTTCCGCAACTTCACAACCGGCCTCTTCCCCGTCCGTGAACGAGGAGGAGGTGCGCAAACGGCTAGAGGGGTTGGGGTATATCGAGTAATGGCGCGGCCTCAGTGCGTTTCCAGGGAGATCAGATCTGTCATTCCGAGGAGCGTAGCGACGAGGAATCTCAAACAGGCAGGAACAGCACGAGATTCCTCGCCTCCACTGCGTTGCGGCTCGGAATGACATTCCTGTAGCGTCATCTCCCAAACCCTACTATTGCCACAATTTTTCTCTTTACTTGAGCCTCTACTGTGCTAGGACGGTGCTATGAGCATTGCATCCTGGTATCGTTCCCGCGCGCCGCCGCCAATTTCTCAGACTGTCGTCATCTCTCGTTGGGTAAAACTTTATTGACAGAAAGAGCACCAGGAGGAACGATTATGCGATCATGGCAATCGATAATACTGATGACAGTAATGGGAATCGGTGTGGCGCTTGTGACTTCGACAGCGGCTTTGGCTGGACCTGGCAGTCCCGTCATCTACGACGAAGACCACTTGAAGTGTTACAAAGTTCTGAAAGACGCGATGCCGGCGGGGGCACGTGTGGTTGGTATGGCTAACAAACAATTTGGCCCGGAACGGTGCAAAGTCCAGACGCGGGCGGCTTTTCTGTGTGCGCCGACAGTGAAGTTCAATGTGAACGACCAGAACGTGCCGAACGATCCGCTAGGCGGCGATCTCGCCTCCGACTTCCTCTGCTACAAGATGCGGTGCGAGAACGATCTGACAAGAACGATGACGGTCCAAGATCAATTCGGGACACGGAACATCGTCACCAAACAAGCGCAGATGCTGTGCTCGCCGGCCCGGAAGATCAACTGGCCGACGATCCCGTGTAACAACGCCATAGCTCCCGCTTGTTCAGGCGAGTGCCCCCAGGGGTTTACTTGTGATCTCCCTGACGCTGCGGCAGCCACCTGCGAGTGTCGTCCAATACTCACTGTTCCGTAACGGCGGACGGGAGCAGGGCAAGAACGAGTTCTCCCTGCTCCTTCGCCACCACAGACAGTCCAGAACTATCACCAAACCTCAATTGCAACAAAGACAAAGAAGAGGAGCAGTTATGCAAACGAAACAAATGTTCAGTATCGGAGCGTTGGTATTGGCGTTGGCGAGTTGGAATGTTGCCGCCCAAGCTGAAGGGGCCAATACCGGCGGCGAGAACGGACAAGCGGCACCGGCAGCGACTGGGAGCGAGTCTTTCCAGACTTTCCAAGAGGTTCTCCCCGGCGCAATAAGTGCCGACATTTGGGACGTGAAATGTTTGGGACCGGTGACGTACATCGCAGTCCGGGCCTGTGATAATGGCGCTCTTGACGATACCTTTGACATCAGCATTGTCGGCTACGCTCCCGGTTTGTTGAATCAAGGAGATCGAGGTTTCTTACAGCGCGGATCTTTTGGAGGCTGCACCTTTTATGCTTACGCCGCACGCCCGGCCGGGAAGCCTGGGAGCATTAAGGCCTACGTCACCGTTTCTCAGCAGGGTGGCACTGGCTCAGGCTATAATCTAGATGTTTTCTGCAACGGCACCAACCTTGCCCCGGTGGCGAAGCTCGTTCGTGATTCAGATTAATCTCTGAAGGAGTCTCGTAGGCTGGGGCGTGCCCCAGCCTACTTCTTTTGTTTGTGTTCTTCCTCGCGGGAGAGATACCACCAGGAGCCGAGGACAAAAAGCAAGGACGAAAAAGCAACCATCAACATCAGTTCCATAGACTAATCCTCCCGAGAAAAAGCAATGGCGACAGCGAGTAAAGTAAAAGCGACTACGATCATAACCGCGCCTCCCACCGAGTACCAGTGGCACTAGAGAGCCTGCCTGCTATTCCATGGGCCGCATGCAACGCTTTCTCCTCCCGCTTCTTCTCGTCGCTCCGATCATCGGGCTGTTGCATACTCCGCTGGCCGCGCAGATGCGCGTGGGTGAGATCGCTGAAGTCACCATTGAGACACCGCATCCGTCTCCGCAGGGCGCGGCGGGCCGATCTGTCGTGTGGTCGCATACGCTCCATCATCCCGGCGCGACGTTTCTCAAGCTCCATTTCGCTGTGCTCGATGCACAGGAGGTTGTGCTCAAAGACGGTGCCGGGCGCGTGCGCGAGGTCCTCCAGGGAAGAACGGAGGCGGAGCCGTGGAGCCGCTCCGTGTCTGGCGATACTGTGATCATCGAACTCCATGCCGATGCCAACGAGAACGGCTTCGGCTTCTCTATTGACCGGTATGGCTATGGCACCGTGCCGCTCTTTCCCCACGCTGAGCACAGCGAGTTACCCGATCTTTCTCAGCTTCCACCGCGCTCCGTTTGCGGTACGAACGACGCGACGGGGATTTGCGCGGCTCTTGTCTCCGAGCGTATTCGTCTCTCCGACCCGGTAGGTCGGGTGCTCTTTGCCGGAGATTGCGGCGGAATGTTTGCCTGCACGGGGTTTCTGTTTAGTCCCGACAGCAAGTTTATGACCAACGCCCACTGCGCCAATTCTCCGCGCGAGTCACGCAGCATGGAGGTCTGGTTCAATTACTTGGGCGATGGCAAAGACGGCGCGGCTGCGTCGGAGTGCGAATTACCGAACCGTCCCAATCCCGATGTGTTCCGCGCCCAGCGATTTTTGCGGAAACACTGCGGGCTCGATTTTGCCGTGCATCTCCTGGGCGACGCCGCGACTGGGAATCCAGCCGACCTGTAC encodes the following:
- a CDS encoding alkaline phosphatase family protein; translated protein: MLLAPDRSLEFLPWVFLYIGPGPGLPLPALGPILGALLTLLSMGFFFFRHWIGRFFSKLKREPRFRLLVILVVLIVGGVVMALWGRKRELGAQAVPPPKVLVLGIDGMDPNLLEQYLDQGLLPHFAKLREQGVYTRLATTNPAESPVAWSTFATGTNPGKHGLFDFIHRAPHTYLPDFALVRLEQGRSFSIGGTTIPIGAAQYVSQRHGAPFWALTSDADIATTVVRCPVTFPPEEVRGRMLSGMGVPDLRGSQGTFSYWTNEPGSVTSVQGGKIVAVQLTGDRINTVVSGPSVTQDGERGELTVPFEIVVDKKQKQVTLNLQGKTATLREGEWSPWLPVAFRAGLFSSLSGIGRFYLKSVEPHFALYGSPVNFAPENPPYPISHPKNYAKELAAAIGDFHTQGMPEDTWALNEGRLDDESFLEHCRTIYREREAMLHYELARFEKGVLVIVFDTVDRIQHMFWRAIDTEHPLYTEELHARYGNVIESWYREVDTLLGAVMGKIDDNTVLVLLSDHGFAPFRRAVHVNTWLRQRGYLRLKENREEGRGYGQDIDWAHTRAYALGIGGIYLNVERREPQGVVEPGGAAKNLSAEIAKELQAFTDPDNGRAVVRRVYRADEIYKGPEAAQAPDLLIGFERGYRSSWQTALGGVPKDLIEDNLKKWSGDHIVDPELVPGILLVNRRLSLENPNLADIAPTILKQVGAAVPEAMDGKVLW
- a CDS encoding MaoC family dehydratase N-terminal domain-containing protein, with translation MADTSDIGKVGKPVTIRIEAGKIREFAKSIKDRNPLYYDENIAKAEIGGIMPPPTFLMTLAHWDDGEGQPRVQLDTRRILHGEQEFEYFKPIYVGDTLTAVTKVANIFEKKGGRGGTMTFVVMDTDFTNQKGEKVAVAHFTVIETGQAVATS
- a CDS encoding acetyl-CoA acetyltransferase translates to MNIRDKVSVIGAGCSKFGENYDMSAEDMIVTAAVDAYTDAGIDPSQIQAAWVGTLSSANAGNALADPLKLFNIPITRVENYCASGMDAFRNACMAVASGMYDIVLALGFEKLRDSGQRGLGTFGNHPVVGYGTTAPSLFAMAANRYFSTYGIDKRALAKVAMKNHHNGTMSPKAHFQMEVTEDQVVSAPLICSPLGLFDCCPTTDGAAAVIICRSDLAKSFRPDPVLVKGVGLAVTSGEPYLKPGFAYTGFPATEQAAQSAYEQAGMTVKDLDLVECHDCFTITEILNIEDLGIAKRGEGWRYVEEGRAAIGGEIPVNPSGGLKSFGHPIGATGIRMIYEVSQHLWNKAGARQVKDAQVGLAHNLGGPGSVGCVTILANS
- a CDS encoding acyl-CoA/acyl-ACP dehydrogenase gives rise to the protein MDFGFSEEQELLRQSAVDFLGKECPMTYVRQMMEDERGYSEELWKKMADLGWMGLIYPESCGGSGLNMVDLVVILEEMGKAALPGPFFSTVCLGGLAILEAGSPDQKQKYLPGIAAGTTKATLAVLEEDARWDEAGIKLQARKGKKGYSLSGVKLFVPDAHVADLIVCAARTSDGLALFVVERQQAGVVVTPLKTMDQTRKLCEVRFDKARVDAAAVLGTPGKGWDVLSRILDRGKVALCAEMCGGAQKVLDMTVDYAKMREQFGRPIGSFQAIQHKCANMLIQVESAKSATYYAAWAVASDAPEASLAAAMAKAYCSDAYRQVSAEGIQVHGGIGFTWEHDMHIYFKRAKGSEVTFGDATWNRELVAQYTLDVAPAA
- a CDS encoding trypsin-like peptidase domain-containing protein; translation: MQRFLLPLLLVAPIIGLLHTPLAAQMRVGEIAEVTIETPHPSPQGAAGRSVVWSHTLHHPGATFLKLHFAVLDAQEVVLKDGAGRVREVLQGRTEAEPWSRSVSGDTVIIELHADANENGFGFSIDRYGYGTVPLFPHAEHSELPDLSQLPPRSVCGTNDATGICAALVSERIRLSDPVGRVLFAGDCGGMFACTGFLFSPDSKFMTNAHCANSPRESRSMEVWFNYLGDGKDGAAASECELPNRPNPDVFRAQRFLRKHCGLDFAVHLLGDAATGNPADLYGYLPLSDRLPSAAEPLWVPQHPHGQGKAIAEENALVSTPLLEGVRFCNDRQRCRFAIGQPTGVTSEFGYTADTEPGSSGSPVLDANNQVIGLHHAGGCSAVGGENQGVLMAAILPTLAGGLETRFTTTPVRRNGRAPFLVTFDGATSVDSAGSEIREYRWDFGDGSPQVTGPDVTVSHLYVTKGTYRVFLWVTNEKGQTSTKPATKQVIVQKE
- a CDS encoding MaoC family dehydratase N-terminal domain-containing protein, translated to MARTKLYFEDVREGDELPPFTVENLTRGDFVKYAGASGDFTPLHYDQTFVESAGIPTVFAMGMLNAGILSRLVADYAGLENLRKYKVRFATRVWPGDSVTCKGKVTKKVVENGERVIEGEVQALNQKGEVAIQGSFRAALPSRGEARA